Below is a genomic region from Pyrococcus kukulkanii.
ATGCTCATGACCTATTATAACCCTTTTACATTCGCACTCTTCATGTCCATGTACTATCGTCCATCCTTCAACTTCAACCCTATCAACTACCTCCACCCCAAACTTCCTTATCCAATTGATTCCTGTGTCGTGGTTCCCTCTAACCACGATGACTTCACTGAACTCTCTGAGGATGCTCTCCAGAAATGTTGATATCTCAATGAACTCTCTCCGCTCTGGAACGAAGGAGTGCTTTAGGTCTCCGTCTATTATAAGCTTCTCAACCCCATATTTCTTTCCAATATTTATGAGTTGATTAATTACCTCCCTCAAAAGCTTTGGAACGTACTTTCCCTCTTTAACTAGGGCCTCCTCAAACCCTATATGGAGGTCGGCTATTATCAGGTAGTCCCCCAGGATTACGCCTTTCTCCGGGATTATCCTTGGTTGCATTTTATCCACCTTTCCAACTCCTTAAGCACTTCAAGCTGATCTTCGGTCTCAACGGCACTCGGTTTAAGCAATCTGACCTTCCTAAGAGATTCTCTAAGGCTTAATCCATACCTATACATCAACCAAGCCACAGCTACAGTTCCACTCCTTCCGCTTCCTCCGTAGCAGTGAATGAACACCTTCTTCCCTTCCCTCTCCTTCTCCTCTATCCACCTTAGAATTTCGAGAAGCTGGTCTAATGATGGTGCCGTAAAGTCAGGAATGGGAGAGTGCAAAACATCCCTATCCCTAAGCATCTCGAGATCATAAGCTAACTCAAAGTCCTCAACTAAAACTACGAAAGCATCAAACTTCTCCTTCAGTTCGTCTATTTCATCTGGATAGGGCATCCTTCCAAATGCCACGTTGTCATCAATAAACCTCACCTGCATAGCTCTCCCTGAATTTTGCTTCATAAAAACCCTCTTAAGCTTTTGTCTTCACGTTTTCACGGTGATAGTATGAGGAAGATAGGCATTATCGGCGGAACAACCCCCGAGTCAACCTGCTATTATTACAGGAAATACATTGAAATAAGCAGGGAGAAGTTCGAGAAGTACGTTTATCCTGAGCTGATAATCTACTCAATAAACTTCAAGGAGTTCTTCCAGAACCCTGAGGGCTGGGAGGGTAGGAAGAGAATTCTCATAAACGCGGCAAAGGCTCTTGAGAGGGCTGGAGCTGAGCTTATAGCTTTCTCCGCAAATACTCCCCACATAGTGTTCGATGATGTCCAGAAAGAAGTAAACGTTCCGATGGTGAGCATAATAGATGCGGTGGCTGAAGAAGTCAAAAGGAGGGGCGTGAAGAAGGTTCTTTTGCTTGGAACTAAGACTACGATGACGGCTGACTTCTACATAAACGCCCTGAGGGAGAAGGGCCTCGAAGTCGTTGTCCCAAACGACGAGGAGAAGGAAGAGCTGAACAGGATAATCTTTGAAGAGCTGGCCTTTGAGAACCTCAAGAGCAAAGACTGGATAGTTAACCTCATCGAGAAGTACGCTAAGGAGGAAGGCATCGAGGGAGTAATCCTGGGGTGTACCGAGCTACCGCTGGCAATAAAGCAGGGTGATGTAAGCATTGAGGTCTTCGATTCTGCCGAGATCCACATGAGGAAGCTTATCGAGCTGGCCTCCCAGGATTGACTTTTCCTTTCTTTGTCATATAGACAGGAACACTTGTCTAAGAGTTTAAAAAGGCACAATGATGATGTTTAGTGGTGATTAGGTGATGTCACGCCAATGGGTAATGCCTCATTGATGTCTATAGCTGAGAGTGAGGCGAAGGTTCTTAGGAAGTTGCTTTTAAGGGCCCTTAACGAAAATCAGAGGCTTATACTTCAGAGCATAAACGGGAAGCATAGATCGTTGAACGCGTTTTTGGAAGAGTTAAGCAAAAAGGAGAATAGGCCAATATCTACTCTCAAGCTTAACGCAAGGATACTCAAAGAGTTAGGCCTAATTGAATACGGCACAAAAGATAATCCAAAGCCCGTTACCCTCACAGAAGAAGGTAGGCTTGTCCTTAGACTCTTAGAAGGTGATGGTTATGGTGAATAACTGCAACTTAAATCCGCTGAATATATAAGTCAGACATTCGTAAGTTAGCTTGGTGATCTCATGAAGAAAGTGGCCCTATTAGTTATTGGCCTCTTCCTAGTTGCAATGGTTAGTGGATGTATTGGAGGTGGAACAACGACCACTGGAGGACCAACCACAACTGAAGAAGGCACATCAACTCAGGTTCAGGAGCAAACCCAAACTCAAGAACAGACTCAAACTCAACAGGCAAAAAAGGTAAAGGTAGCGATTCTCTTTGACGTTGGAGGTAGAGGTGACTTAAGCTTTAACGACATGGCTTATCTTGGAGCTGAAAGGGCAAAGAATGAGCTTGGTGTTGAGATAGAATATATGACTCCAAAGAGCGTTAATGACATGGTTCCCCTCCTTGAGCAACTTGCCCAGAGTAAGGAGTATGACCTAATAGTTCTCATCGGATTCCTTTGGACTGATCCCTTGAATAAAGTGGCTGATAAGTACCCAGAGCAGAAGTTTGCCCTTATAGACTCAACAACTGGAAAGGTCAGGCCAAATGAAGTAGACTTGCTCTTTAGAGAGCAAGAAGTTGCTGCTTTGATGGGCGTAATAGCCTCGGGAATGGCATATGAGCTTGGTGGTGACACTATCGGTGCAGTTGCTGGAATGGACATTCCTCCACTTTGGAAGTTCCACATCGGTTACCTCTTCGGTGCAAAGTACTTTGAGAAGAAGACTGGAAAGCCAGTAAAACTACTATGGCAGTATACTGGAACGTTCACTGACACTCAAGTCGGATATAATACTGCAATGCAACTCCTTCAGCAGGGTGCAAAGGTTCTCTATGGATTGGCTGGTTTAACTCACGTTGGAATGTTTAACGCCATAATTGACTGGAACGAGCAGGGCAAGGGTAAGGCCCTTGCGATGGGTCAGGATGCAAGTCAGGAATGGTACGCACCAAAGTACATCCCGATAAGCGGTGCAAAGAGGGTTGATGTGGCAGTGTACGATGCCATAAAGATGGTCGTTGATGGAACTTGGAAGGGCGGAATAATAACCCTTGGGCTCAAGGAAAACGGCGTTGGTTACTGGGATCTCGATGGGGTTAGGCAGTTTGCGGAATTCGCAGCTGAGGCAGGGAAGCTTAAGGGAATGACTCCAGATGACGTTGTTAAGATCGTTAAGGAGGAAAGGGATAGGTACATCAAGCCTTACGTCTGGGATATTGTCAACGAGCTCGCTGAGAAGATAAAGAGCGGTGAAATAGTCTTTAAGACCCCCAAGACTCACGAGGAGTACGAGCAGATTATTAAGGAGCTCCAGAAGGGTAATTTAAATGCAGCCCTTGAGAAGGGTTCCGTTGAATGACCTAAGCTTTTTATTCTTCCTCTTCTTTTTACCCTCAGGTGCATCCCATGCATGCCGTTGAGATGCGAGATATCGTTAAGGTTTATCCCGATGGTGTCGTTGCCTTAAAGGGTGTTAACTTGCTCGTAGAGCAGGGAGAGATCCACGGTCTCCTCGGGGAAAACGGAGCTGGCAAATCTACACTTATGAGGATACTCTACGGAGAGATAAAGCCAACTAGGGGCACAATAAGGATATTCGGGGAGGAAGTTAATTTCTCAGGCCCCTGGGATGCCATAAGGAAAGGTATAGCAATGGTTTACCAACATTTTACGCTCGTTCCAACGTTCACCGTTCTTGAGAACCTGTACCTTGCAATGCTCTCCCTAAATCCAAAGGTTACAATAGACGAAGTTGAAAAGATGGCAAAAGAAAAAATGAAGGAGTTAAACTTTGAAGTTCCCCTTAATGAAGTCGTTGAAGAACTTCCCGTTGGAGTTCAACAAAGGGTTGAGATACTAAAGGCCCTCCTTTCAAATGCTAAGATCTTGATCTTGGATGAGCCTACCTCCGTTTTGACGCCGATAGAGACCGAGGATCTCTTTAGGACACTAAGGAAGCTTAAGGAAAGCGGAATAACGGTGATTTTTATCACTCATAAACTCAGAGAAGTAAAGGAGATAACGGATAGAGTTACCGTGCTGAGGAGGGGAGAAGTCGTTGGTGTTGCCGAAACCGCGAAGGTTTCTGAGAGGGATCTCGCTAGAATGATGGTTCAGAGAGACGTTGTAATGGAGATAACTAAGAAGCCCCCAACCCCAGGAGAAGTCCTTCTCAAGGTTGAGGATCTTTGGGTGAAGGATGATAGGGGATTAGATGCCGTGAAGGGTGTTTCGTTAGAGGTCAGGGCTGGGGAGATAGTTGGAATAGCTGGGGTTCAAGGAAATGGCCAAAGGGAACTTGCCGAGGCATTGGCCGGAATAAGGGTTGCGGAAAAGGGTAAGATTACCCTTTTAGGTGAGGATATAACTAATCTTCCGGCCGATGAAAGGTATAAATTAGGCTTGGCTTACGTTCCAGATTCAAGGAAGGTTGGTCTCGTGTACGATATGAACATAGTTGAGAACGTCGTCCTAACGAACCTCGACAGGGTGACATCTACAAGGAGGATTCTCTGGAGAAAGGCCTCCGAATTAGCGGGACGGATAGTTAAGGAGTTCGAAGTGCTAGTTCCTTCCTTGAATACTCCGGTTAAGCATCTGAGCGGAGGTAATCAGCAGAAGATAATGGTTGGTAGGGAAATCATTAGAGAGCCTAAGGTCTTCATAGTCTCTGAACCCACCCAGGGACTTGACGTAGGGGCTACTGAGTTCATTAGGAAAACGATATTAAAGTTAAGGGATGAAGGCAAGGCCATTCTGCTTATCTCTACGGACCTTGACGAGATACTTCAATTGAGCGATAAGATAGCCGTTATCTACGAGGGTAGGATAATGGCTTTTGATAAGAGTGAAGAGTTCACGCTTGAAAAACTTGGGCTCCTAATGGGTGGTGTCAATGTCAAGGCATGAGGTAATCATTGAGGTTTCAATTTCGCTCCTAATCGCGTTTGCCACTGGTGCATTAGTTTTGACAATCTTGGGCTTTAACCCTGGTGAAGTGTATTCAGTCTTGTTCAAGTATGGATATAGCAACTTGAACTACCTATTGAGCAAGAGTGCTCCCTATATAATGACTGGTTTAGCCTTTTCAATTCCAGCCATTGCAGGGGTTTTCAACATAGGTGGAGAAAGTCAGCTGTACGTTGGGGCTTTCCTGGGACTACTAACCGCATACTATACTGGGAATCCTATATTGGCCCTGATAGTTGGAGCATTAGCTGGGGGGGCATTAGCCCTTTTTATAGCTTTATTAAGGGTTTATAGGGGGATAAATGAGGTAATAACGGCGATAATGGTTAACTGGATATTCTATTACCTCCTCGCATATCTGATAGCTGGTAAGTTCTACAACCCCCAGTACTCTCATGAGTCCGTTCCCGTCCCTCCAAGCGCAAGGGTACCATCGCTTGCGATCTTCGTCATAGCAGTTGCCGTAGCGCTGGCTTATTACTATCTGCTGTACTTCACTGACCTTGGTTATAAACTGAGGGTCTCCGGAATATCCCCCGCATCGGCAAGATACGCTGGCTTTGAGCCTGCAAAGTCGGTTCTAACGTCGATGTTACTCGCGGGAATCGCTGCGGGGCTTGGAGGTGCCCTTTTGGTTCTTGGCATAACGTACAGCATAGATGATACCTTAACCGCTATTTACGGAATAGGTTTCATGGGAATTGGGATAGGTCTCCTAGGGAGGAATCATCCAATTGGGATAATATTCTCCTCAATATTCATGTCCGGCCTCGTGATAGGAGGACAGTGGGTGGAACTTAAGACGGGAGCCCCTCCAGAACTTGCCGATACGTTAATAGGTGTCATAGTTATCGCATTGGCCGTTCCTTATGCCTACTCTATGCTTGTGAGAAAGATTAGGGGGGAAGCAAAATGATCGGTGACATCCTTAACATTCTATCAAACACGCTCTTTTCAATGGTTCCCCTAACTTTGGCTGCGGTGGGTGAAATAATAACCGAAAAGGCAGGAGTCGTTAACATTGGGCTTGAGGGTATATTCATACTTTCCGCGTTCACATCCACGGTTGTCACGTTTTATACAGGAAATCCTTACCTTGGCCTGCTCCTTGGTTTATTGGTTGGAGCCTTGGCTGGCGTGTTGCATGGGGTGATAAGTGTTTACCTTAAAGGTGACCAGATAATCGCTGGCGTTGGTTTCAATTCCTTCGCCTATGGAATTAGTCTCCTATCATTGGTTGCAATATGGCACAGCCATGGTTCATCTCCAAGGGTTAATAAAATAGTAACGCTGTCATTTGGCGACTTTTCATTTTCCCCCCTTGCCGTTGTGGCGATATTGGTAGGAATCCTAGCATGGTGGTGGCTTGAAAAAACGCCTAGCGGTTTGAAACTTAGAGCTTGTGGGGAAGACCCCAAGGCCGCAGAGGCGATGGGAGTGAACGTTTACAGGACAAGGTTTTACGCCACGGTAATTGGAGGGGCACTTACGGGACTGGGTGGGGCATACTTAGTGGTTGGCTGGATCGGACAGTTCACTAAGTTTATTTCTGCTGGAAGGGGCTTTATAGCCTTAGCGAACGTTGCATTTAGTAACTGGAATCCATTAATGGCAATAGTTGGTGGTTTGATCTTTGGCTTCTTCGATGCTCTATCGATATACATCCCAATAAAGATCCAGGGGATGACTGGAAGGGTAATAACGGCAGAATCAAACCTCTTCAGAACGATTCCCTATGTGGCCACGTTAGTGATAGTAGCTATAATAATGAAGAAAGTTAAGACCCCAAGAGCCCTTGGAAAACCGTACATCAAGGAGTAAGCTGAACTTTTATTTCTTTCCTATTAAAACTCTTTTTAAACGCCTCAACACCATCATCAAGCTTGAAAGTTGAGGTAATCAGAGGTTTGACCTTAATCATGCCTGATCTTATAAGGTCAATTGCCTTCTCAAATGGTCCACACCTGCTCCCTATTATCCTAACCTCTTTAACAACCATGAGGGTGTAGTCGAAGCTTACCTGAGCTCCATGAGTGGACTTAGCTGCGATAACTCCCCTTGGCCTCACAAGCTCCAAGGCCAAGTTAAGGGCATTAGGGCTTCCTGTGGCCTCCACCACGTAGTCAAACCCCTGTCCTTCTGGTGTTTTGCTCTTCGCGTATTCTCTTGCCTCCTTAACCGTAATGACGTCAACGAACTTCTCCGCTATCTTCCTCTTCGGGGAATCTTCCCTTGCTATTGCAACGACGTTAGGAGTTATCAGCCTGATAAGTTGGGCAGAGAGAAGACCTATGGTTCCTATTCCCAGGATGGCAACCCTATCCGAGGGTTTTAGCGGTTGCATTTCAAGCATCTCAACAACCGCGGCCAAAGGCTCAACAAAAGCCCCCTCTCCCCAGGATAAACCTTCTATGCTGTGAAGGAGGTGAGGTTTAGTCAGAACGTACTCTGCCATTCCCCCATCAATGCTGATCCCTATTGTTTCCCTGTACGGGCAGTGTGTAGGCATTCCGTGTTTGCAGTACCAGCACTTCTCGCAGTTGACGTTTATTTCAGTTGTGACTTTCATTCCTTCGAGGTGCTCCATTCCTGGAGCCTCGTCAACTATTCCGGCGATCTCATGTCCAGGGATAAGGGGTAACTTTGGTGGAACGTACGTTCCCTTGTAGAAAGCCTTGTCTGTTCCGCAGATTCCTACTCTTTTCACCTTAATCCTAACCCACCCTTTATCGGGAGCTGGATCCGCAACCTCTTCAAGCTTTATCTCCCCCGGTTTATGGAGAACGAGAGCTTTCATTTTACCACCTTCATTTCGAGGCCTTCCTCTTCAAGGTTTATCGATTTAAGGACTTTGACAGTCCCATCGTCTTGTACTCTTAAGACCCTTGTAGCTATCTCCTCAAAGAGTGCAAGGTACCTTTTCTCAGTTAGTTCATAATTCATGAAAACGAATGCAGTCCTTAGAGGATTGCCTATGAGCGTTGTTGGTACTGCGAGAACTTCGTTGAGGAGGTAGGGATCATAATCGTACCTTGCGAGGAGCTTTTCGTGGTTTAATGTAACTGCTATCGCTCCTGGGACTTCTTTGTAAGTTGATACAAGTGCCTTGAAGAAGTTTATCATTAAAACTACTGGATCCTTGTACGGATCCATGTCGAGTATTATTTTGCCCCACCTAGAGGAACCACCAACTTTAATTCTCTTTATCTTCTCCGTGGGGATTTCTTTACCTGAGAATTTCAGCCATCTAATCACGTGAAGTCCAGAGTCAAGAAAGTCAGTTACCACAAGTCTTTCCCATCTCTCTTCGCCGATTTTATAGAATATCTCTGGGTAGGGGGATAGTGAGGAGTACTCCACTAATACTATCTCTCCAGGTTTGGCTAATCTAACGTACTCCTCAATCTCCATTCTTTATCACCTAACGAGCACGTTTTGGTATTTGTCTACTCTCAAAACGCAGTCTGCAATCTCTTCGAGCCCCTTCCTGAAGTATTTTGACGATGCACCTATGTTGAGAAAGAGAAATGCAACTCTCCCTGACTCTTGTAGGTGCCTCCTTCCTATCACTTCAAAGTACGCTTCGA
It encodes:
- a CDS encoding metallophosphoesterase; amino-acid sequence: MQPRIIPEKGVILGDYLIIADLHIGFEEALVKEGKYVPKLLREVINQLINIGKKYGVEKLIIDGDLKHSFVPERREFIEISTFLESILREFSEVIVVRGNHDTGINWIRKFGVEVVDRVEVEGWTIVHGHEECECKRVIIGHEHPAIRLRDEVGATVKVSAFLRGENIIVLPAFSPWAYGNDLTLNEPISPILRSIGIEQLEILVPVENEVLRFGKFGELLEALKKLSQF
- a CDS encoding protein-tyrosine phosphatase family protein, whose amino-acid sequence is MQVRFIDDNVAFGRMPYPDEIDELKEKFDAFVVLVEDFELAYDLEMLRDRDVLHSPIPDFTAPSLDQLLEILRWIEEKEREGKKVFIHCYGGSGRSGTVAVAWLMYRYGLSLRESLRKVRLLKPSAVETEDQLEVLKELERWIKCNQG
- a CDS encoding aspartate/glutamate racemase family protein, encoding MRKIGIIGGTTPESTCYYYRKYIEISREKFEKYVYPELIIYSINFKEFFQNPEGWEGRKRILINAAKALERAGAELIAFSANTPHIVFDDVQKEVNVPMVSIIDAVAEEVKRRGVKKVLLLGTKTTMTADFYINALREKGLEVVVPNDEEKEELNRIIFEELAFENLKSKDWIVNLIEKYAKEEGIEGVILGCTELPLAIKQGDVSIEVFDSAEIHMRKLIELASQD
- a CDS encoding BMP family lipoprotein: MKKVALLVIGLFLVAMVSGCIGGGTTTTGGPTTTEEGTSTQVQEQTQTQEQTQTQQAKKVKVAILFDVGGRGDLSFNDMAYLGAERAKNELGVEIEYMTPKSVNDMVPLLEQLAQSKEYDLIVLIGFLWTDPLNKVADKYPEQKFALIDSTTGKVRPNEVDLLFREQEVAALMGVIASGMAYELGGDTIGAVAGMDIPPLWKFHIGYLFGAKYFEKKTGKPVKLLWQYTGTFTDTQVGYNTAMQLLQQGAKVLYGLAGLTHVGMFNAIIDWNEQGKGKALAMGQDASQEWYAPKYIPISGAKRVDVAVYDAIKMVVDGTWKGGIITLGLKENGVGYWDLDGVRQFAEFAAEAGKLKGMTPDDVVKIVKEERDRYIKPYVWDIVNELAEKIKSGEIVFKTPKTHEEYEQIIKELQKGNLNAALEKGSVE
- a CDS encoding ABC transporter ATP-binding protein, which encodes MHAVEMRDIVKVYPDGVVALKGVNLLVEQGEIHGLLGENGAGKSTLMRILYGEIKPTRGTIRIFGEEVNFSGPWDAIRKGIAMVYQHFTLVPTFTVLENLYLAMLSLNPKVTIDEVEKMAKEKMKELNFEVPLNEVVEELPVGVQQRVEILKALLSNAKILILDEPTSVLTPIETEDLFRTLRKLKESGITVIFITHKLREVKEITDRVTVLRRGEVVGVAETAKVSERDLARMMVQRDVVMEITKKPPTPGEVLLKVEDLWVKDDRGLDAVKGVSLEVRAGEIVGIAGVQGNGQRELAEALAGIRVAEKGKITLLGEDITNLPADERYKLGLAYVPDSRKVGLVYDMNIVENVVLTNLDRVTSTRRILWRKASELAGRIVKEFEVLVPSLNTPVKHLSGGNQQKIMVGREIIREPKVFIVSEPTQGLDVGATEFIRKTILKLRDEGKAILLISTDLDEILQLSDKIAVIYEGRIMAFDKSEEFTLEKLGLLMGGVNVKA
- a CDS encoding ABC transporter permease encodes the protein MSRHEVIIEVSISLLIAFATGALVLTILGFNPGEVYSVLFKYGYSNLNYLLSKSAPYIMTGLAFSIPAIAGVFNIGGESQLYVGAFLGLLTAYYTGNPILALIVGALAGGALALFIALLRVYRGINEVITAIMVNWIFYYLLAYLIAGKFYNPQYSHESVPVPPSARVPSLAIFVIAVAVALAYYYLLYFTDLGYKLRVSGISPASARYAGFEPAKSVLTSMLLAGIAAGLGGALLVLGITYSIDDTLTAIYGIGFMGIGIGLLGRNHPIGIIFSSIFMSGLVIGGQWVELKTGAPPELADTLIGVIVIALAVPYAYSMLVRKIRGEAK
- a CDS encoding ABC transporter permease; amino-acid sequence: MIGDILNILSNTLFSMVPLTLAAVGEIITEKAGVVNIGLEGIFILSAFTSTVVTFYTGNPYLGLLLGLLVGALAGVLHGVISVYLKGDQIIAGVGFNSFAYGISLLSLVAIWHSHGSSPRVNKIVTLSFGDFSFSPLAVVAILVGILAWWWLEKTPSGLKLRACGEDPKAAEAMGVNVYRTRFYATVIGGALTGLGGAYLVVGWIGQFTKFISAGRGFIALANVAFSNWNPLMAIVGGLIFGFFDALSIYIPIKIQGMTGRVITAESNLFRTIPYVATLVIVAIIMKKVKTPRALGKPYIKE
- a CDS encoding MDR/zinc-dependent alcohol dehydrogenase-like family protein; the encoded protein is MKALVLHKPGEIKLEEVADPAPDKGWVRIKVKRVGICGTDKAFYKGTYVPPKLPLIPGHEIAGIVDEAPGMEHLEGMKVTTEINVNCEKCWYCKHGMPTHCPYRETIGISIDGGMAEYVLTKPHLLHSIEGLSWGEGAFVEPLAAVVEMLEMQPLKPSDRVAILGIGTIGLLSAQLIRLITPNVVAIAREDSPKRKIAEKFVDVITVKEAREYAKSKTPEGQGFDYVVEATGSPNALNLALELVRPRGVIAAKSTHGAQVSFDYTLMVVKEVRIIGSRCGPFEKAIDLIRSGMIKVKPLITSTFKLDDGVEAFKKSFNRKEIKVQLTP
- a CDS encoding DUF257 family protein, translating into MEIEEYVRLAKPGEIVLVEYSSLSPYPEIFYKIGEERWERLVVTDFLDSGLHVIRWLKFSGKEIPTEKIKRIKVGGSSRWGKIILDMDPYKDPVVLMINFFKALVSTYKEVPGAIAVTLNHEKLLARYDYDPYLLNEVLAVPTTLIGNPLRTAFVFMNYELTEKRYLALFEEIATRVLRVQDDGTVKVLKSINLEEEGLEMKVVK